One window of uncultured Methanoregula sp. genomic DNA carries:
- a CDS encoding multiprotein bridging factor aMBF1, protein MQCEMCGDLIRGSPKLVRVEGAELQVCSKCEKFGTEVQQVRRTDLIRPSQARPGAAKIPVASPSAYRKRDLFDYMEGDIVEDYADRIRKARIEKGLSQKDLAMQMKEKEHLIQKIENSDLIPEENVRKKLEKVLEIRLVDAPVDETEKKVQSKLAPTLGDLTVIRKARK, encoded by the coding sequence ATGCAGTGCGAAATGTGTGGTGACCTAATCCGCGGTTCCCCGAAACTTGTCCGGGTTGAAGGGGCCGAGCTGCAGGTCTGCAGCAAATGTGAGAAATTCGGCACTGAAGTGCAGCAGGTCCGCAGAACGGACCTGATTCGTCCATCCCAGGCCCGGCCCGGGGCGGCAAAAATCCCGGTGGCATCTCCTTCCGCATACCGGAAGCGGGATCTCTTCGATTACATGGAAGGCGATATTGTCGAAGATTACGCGGACCGGATCCGCAAGGCCCGGATAGAGAAGGGGCTCTCCCAGAAAGATCTTGCCATGCAGATGAAGGAGAAAGAGCACCTCATCCAGAAGATTGAGAACTCGGACCTGATTCCGGAAGAGAATGTCCGTAAAAAACTGGAGAAAGTGCTGGAAATCCGGCTTGTCGATGCTCCTGTTGACGAAACCGAAAAGAAGGTGCAGAGCAAACTTGCCCCGACCCTTGGGGATCTTACCGTCATCCGGAAAGCCAGGAAATAA
- a CDS encoding DUF47 family protein, translating into MKKMHKPVTAPEKRGLFASIFPREYDFDGMLTGQADRTVAGVRVLVAWLKTSPPSNPSKLEEIENEVDLMRHDMEAKLIQSFSTPFDRQDIYSISRQMDYILNFAKETAKEMYAFGVPPDKPILDMAEKLLAGTECIARGIRVLNDNKDTVETEIRHARDDYNSLEEIYIAGMAELLKTDDAMHAIRAQEIYHHLRHAGRAMRDTLDILHNAVIDLA; encoded by the coding sequence ATGAAAAAAATGCATAAACCTGTCACGGCCCCGGAAAAACGGGGCCTGTTCGCATCCATCTTTCCACGGGAATACGATTTCGATGGCATGCTCACCGGCCAGGCGGACCGTACCGTTGCGGGCGTCCGGGTCCTGGTCGCGTGGCTGAAGACAAGCCCTCCCAGCAATCCAAGCAAGCTTGAAGAGATCGAGAACGAAGTGGACCTGATGCGGCACGATATGGAAGCCAAACTGATCCAGTCGTTCTCTACCCCTTTTGACCGGCAGGATATTTACAGCATCTCGCGCCAGATGGACTATATCCTCAATTTTGCAAAGGAGACAGCAAAAGAGATGTACGCTTTCGGTGTCCCGCCGGACAAACCAATCCTTGACATGGCGGAGAAGCTGCTGGCCGGAACGGAATGCATAGCACGGGGAATACGGGTACTCAATGACAACAAGGATACTGTCGAAACGGAGATCCGGCATGCCCGGGATGACTACAACAGCCTCGAAGAGATCTATATCGCAGGAATGGCGGAGCTCCTCAAGACAGATGATGCCATGCATGCCATACGGGCACAGGAGATTTACCATCACCTGCGCCACGCGGGGAGGGCAATGCGGGACACGCTCGACATCCTGCACAATGCAGTAATCGATCTGGCGTAA
- a CDS encoding inorganic phosphate transporter → MALCPAGILPPGVSITTGPAMIELAIIAVLLALIFTFTNGFQDASSIAATFIASRSATPKTGIILVAAMSFFGAIGGGSAVAFTLTGLLEIPSASMVIVVLLVAMVTATSWNFITWKFGLPSSSSHSLIGGLIGGGIAAAGVGSVFWGVDELFGPSHELAGFVKILFFFVVSVVIGFAGSYLMHRCTMVLLRNARRTVNRKIIALNWCAASVMAFSNGANDSQKQLGIIALVLFSAGLSAATDVPLWARFTCAVLLALGTLSGGWRIMSTLGRRIFRIDPIHSFDSQFFSAASVALSTVAGAPVSSTQVITMSVLGVGAAENPRKVKWSVGKHILIAMVVTIPVTMLISGTLYILLSPLLGM, encoded by the coding sequence ATGGCGCTGTGCCCGGCAGGGATTCTCCCCCCCGGGGTGAGTATAACAACCGGACCCGCCATGATCGAACTTGCCATCATCGCTGTCCTTCTGGCGCTCATCTTCACCTTTACCAATGGGTTCCAGGATGCCAGTTCGATAGCTGCCACATTCATTGCCTCGCGTTCAGCAACCCCGAAGACCGGCATTATTCTCGTTGCAGCCATGTCGTTTTTCGGTGCCATCGGCGGCGGCAGCGCTGTTGCGTTCACCCTCACGGGACTACTTGAAATCCCGTCTGCGTCCATGGTAATCGTAGTTCTGCTTGTGGCCATGGTGACGGCAACTTCGTGGAATTTCATCACCTGGAAGTTCGGGCTTCCCTCCTCTTCCTCCCACTCCCTGATCGGCGGGCTGATCGGCGGGGGGATTGCAGCTGCCGGTGTCGGGAGCGTCTTCTGGGGAGTTGACGAACTTTTCGGCCCTTCCCACGAGCTGGCAGGGTTTGTCAAGATCCTCTTCTTTTTTGTAGTCTCGGTGGTTATCGGGTTTGCCGGCAGTTACCTGATGCACCGGTGCACGATGGTCCTTCTTCGTAATGCCCGGCGGACGGTAAACCGGAAGATCATTGCGCTTAACTGGTGTGCAGCCTCGGTCATGGCCTTCTCGAACGGCGCCAACGACTCCCAGAAACAGCTCGGGATCATCGCCCTCGTTCTCTTCTCCGCCGGCCTGTCAGCTGCAACCGATGTCCCGCTCTGGGCCCGGTTTACCTGTGCCGTTCTCCTTGCCCTCGGGACGCTCTCCGGGGGATGGCGGATCATGAGCACGCTTGGGCGCAGGATCTTCCGGATCGACCCCATTCACTCGTTTGATTCCCAGTTTTTTTCTGCGGCATCCGTTGCCCTGTCAACGGTTGCCGGAGCCCCTGTCTCTTCCACGCAGGTCATCACCATGTCGGTGCTGGGCGTCGGGGCGGCGGAGAACCCGAGAAAAGTGAAATGGTCGGTCGGAAAACATATCCTTATCGCGATGGTGGTGACTATTCCGGTCACCATGCTCATATCGGGAACACTCTATATCCTGCTATCCCCATTACTCGGAATGTGA
- a CDS encoding M13 family metallopeptidase yields the protein MKRVVLVLVVIVCLVSAGCSGPTGSGTEKPGTATQVPDKGFALNQSVKPGNDFYSYVNDAWLEDHPVPADKTSYSTFTVLRDKADDDLHTLLLKAANTSPATADRNITLIGQFYRSGMDNATIDREGLLPLADDLAMIGSINSRADLTNATIILLKQGYSPVYTYSAEINPRNSNEMVPYLGQGGIGLPDRDYYLRNDSKSRDIQDAYRSHITRVFMLAGEQPEQAAADAKTVYSMETALATAHFSSEENRDPENTTNLYTPAVLEEQYPAIGWKALFAIPGSGPVGRVNIHQPAYVKKLNTLLQTAPLEDWKVYLRYQLINDASPYLASSFEEENFAFYSTTLNGVKEMKPRWKRVVNTESNLLGDLVGRAYVAEYVDPRTREMVSAMFLTIRQTLDERISNLSWMSNATRDAAHGKLAAMGEKIAYPDQWRDYSGLNLSDSYIGNIRSVSAYNFIHGPYGLDKIGRPVDRQIWDVTPQTVNAFYDPTRNEMIFPAGILQPPVFDPNADPALNYGGLGWVIGHEMTHGFDDQGRQYDKDGTLKDWWTKEDSSNFNNRTGMLVTEYNKFQILPGLYSNGNLTLGENIADFGGLTLSYNAWKKTEKQSMGPALSNNTEDRQFFFAAARFWRENARDDAVRNWVYADPHTANKYRVNGVLFNVPEFYKAFPEIQPGDALYRNESERPVIW from the coding sequence GTGAAACGCGTGGTACTGGTTCTGGTCGTGATCGTATGTCTTGTATCTGCCGGGTGTTCCGGTCCCACCGGTTCCGGAACGGAGAAACCGGGTACTGCAACACAAGTACCGGACAAAGGGTTTGCCCTCAACCAGTCCGTCAAGCCGGGCAATGATTTTTACTCGTACGTGAATGACGCATGGCTCGAAGATCACCCCGTTCCGGCCGATAAGACAAGTTATTCGACATTCACCGTGCTGAGGGACAAGGCAGATGACGACCTGCATACACTTCTCCTTAAGGCTGCAAACACCTCGCCGGCAACAGCAGACAGGAACATCACCCTGATCGGACAGTTCTACCGGTCAGGTATGGATAACGCTACTATCGACCGGGAAGGGCTTCTTCCGCTTGCCGATGATCTCGCGATGATTGGGTCCATCAATTCCCGTGCCGACCTTACCAATGCCACGATCATTCTCCTGAAGCAGGGATATAGCCCGGTGTATACGTATTCGGCCGAGATCAATCCCCGGAACAGTAATGAGATGGTCCCCTATCTCGGACAAGGAGGTATTGGGCTGCCGGACCGGGACTATTACCTGAGAAATGACAGCAAGAGCCGGGATATCCAGGACGCCTATCGCAGTCACATCACCCGGGTATTCATGCTTGCGGGAGAGCAGCCGGAGCAGGCTGCGGCAGATGCAAAAACCGTCTATTCCATGGAAACCGCCCTGGCCACGGCCCATTTCAGTTCCGAGGAAAACCGCGATCCCGAAAATACCACCAACCTGTATACTCCCGCTGTACTGGAAGAACAGTATCCTGCAATAGGATGGAAAGCTCTGTTTGCTATCCCGGGATCCGGGCCGGTCGGCCGGGTAAATATTCACCAGCCGGCGTACGTGAAAAAATTAAACACCCTGCTTCAGACTGCCCCTCTTGAAGACTGGAAAGTTTACCTGCGGTACCAGCTGATCAATGACGCATCTCCCTATCTTGCCTCATCGTTTGAAGAAGAGAATTTTGCCTTCTACAGTACGACACTCAACGGTGTGAAGGAGATGAAACCCCGGTGGAAGCGCGTCGTAAATACGGAGAGTAATCTCCTGGGAGATCTCGTAGGCAGGGCATATGTTGCTGAATATGTCGATCCCCGGACACGCGAGATGGTATCCGCAATGTTCCTCACGATCCGGCAGACGCTCGATGAACGGATCTCGAACCTGAGCTGGATGAGTAACGCCACCCGGGATGCAGCCCACGGGAAACTTGCTGCTATGGGAGAGAAGATCGCATATCCTGATCAATGGAGGGACTATTCGGGGCTGAACCTGTCTGATTCATATATCGGGAATATCCGTTCCGTTTCAGCATACAACTTTATTCATGGTCCGTACGGGCTTGACAAGATCGGCAGGCCGGTTGACCGGCAGATCTGGGACGTAACACCCCAGACCGTGAACGCCTTTTACGATCCAACCAGGAACGAGATGATATTTCCTGCAGGCATTCTCCAGCCACCGGTCTTTGACCCGAACGCAGATCCTGCACTCAATTACGGGGGTCTTGGCTGGGTGATCGGGCACGAGATGACGCACGGTTTTGATGACCAGGGACGGCAGTACGACAAGGACGGGACATTAAAGGACTGGTGGACAAAAGAGGATTCTTCGAATTTCAACAACCGGACGGGTATGCTTGTGACCGAGTACAATAAGTTCCAGATACTCCCCGGACTCTATAGTAACGGTAACCTTACCCTGGGGGAGAATATCGCGGACTTCGGGGGCCTGACCCTTTCCTATAACGCATGGAAGAAAACAGAGAAACAGTCAATGGGACCGGCATTATCCAATAATACCGAGGACCGGCAGTTCTTTTTCGCTGCTGCACGATTCTGGAGAGAAAATGCCCGGGATGATGCGGTACGTAACTGGGTATACGCCGATCCCCATACCGCGAACAAATACAGGGTGAACGGGGTCCTCTTTAATGTGCCGGAATTCTACAAGGCATTCCCGGAGATTCAGCCCGGTGACGCATTGTACCGGAATGAGAGCGAGAGACCGGTCATCTGGTGA
- the clpB gene encoding ATP-dependent chaperone ClpB, translated as MNFNNFTIKSQEAVEKATEIATAKQNQAIETSHVLKGMLMVDENVIPYLLKKLNVNLDVFVPALDRIIDSFPKVTGGDHFLSNDATKALQKATALSQESHDEFVSLENLLLAILSGNDQTSRLLKENGVSEKDLKTAISQLRKGSTVKSQDAEATYNSLEKYARNLNELARSGKLDPVIGRDEEIRRVLQILSRRTKNNPILIGEPGVGKTAIAEGLAHRIIDGDVPENLKNKQIYSLDMGALIAGAKFKGEFEERLKSVVKEVTDAEGEIILFIDEIHTLVGAGASEGAMDAANILKPALSRGELHVIGATTLKEYQKYFEKDKALERRFQPVMVNEPDTLDAISILRGIKEKYETHHHVRIKDEAIIAAVELSQRYISDRFLPDKAIDLIDEAASKLRLEINSKPEELEIIERKIRQLEIEREAIKREKDQGKLKSLNEEIANLTEERNRLQAKWQSEKDLVEQIQTRKNEIENLKFEAESAERKGDLGKVAEIRYGRIPDLEKTMVELKGKLTVLQKDSAMVNEEVDAEEIAAVVSRWTGIPVSRMLQSERQKLLSLETELHKRVVGQDEAIGAVSDAIRRSRAGLQDTKRPIGSFLFLGTTGVGKTELAKALAEFLFNSENSMVRIDMSEYQERHTVSRLVGAPPGYVGYEESGQLTEAVRRKPYSVVLLDEIEKAHPDVFNILLQVLDDGRLTDNKGRTVDFKNTIIIMTSNIGSHLIQENLEHVTDKNRDKVYEETREQVFELLKKTLRPEFLNRIDEVIMFRPLTKDEIQKVVGLQLENVQKMLEKNDIRLTATKKAIQFIATQGFDPQFGARPIKRVIQKNVLNELSKMILEGTVQKENEIVVDEKDGKLVFKNS; from the coding sequence ATGAATTTCAACAATTTCACCATAAAATCGCAGGAGGCCGTAGAGAAAGCAACGGAGATTGCAACGGCAAAACAGAACCAGGCCATCGAGACCTCGCACGTACTCAAAGGGATGCTGATGGTTGACGAGAATGTCATCCCGTATCTTCTCAAAAAACTGAATGTGAACCTCGATGTTTTCGTGCCCGCACTCGACAGGATCATTGATTCTTTTCCCAAAGTCACGGGCGGAGACCATTTCCTCTCCAATGATGCCACAAAAGCCCTGCAGAAAGCCACAGCACTTTCCCAGGAATCCCATGATGAATTTGTCTCCCTGGAGAACCTGCTCCTGGCAATTCTTTCAGGAAATGACCAGACCTCACGGTTGCTGAAGGAGAACGGCGTTTCGGAAAAAGACCTGAAAACCGCCATCAGCCAGTTGCGAAAAGGTTCAACGGTAAAGAGCCAGGATGCAGAGGCGACCTATAATTCCCTGGAAAAATATGCCCGTAACCTCAATGAACTCGCCCGGAGCGGGAAACTTGATCCGGTCATCGGCCGGGACGAAGAGATCCGAAGGGTACTGCAGATCCTTTCCCGGAGGACGAAGAACAATCCGATCCTTATCGGGGAACCGGGGGTGGGAAAGACCGCTATCGCCGAAGGCCTCGCCCACCGGATCATTGACGGGGATGTGCCGGAAAACCTGAAAAACAAGCAGATCTATTCCCTCGACATGGGGGCCCTGATCGCCGGGGCAAAGTTCAAGGGAGAATTTGAGGAACGGCTCAAAAGCGTGGTCAAGGAAGTGACCGATGCTGAAGGGGAGATCATTCTCTTCATCGACGAGATCCATACCCTGGTCGGGGCAGGCGCGAGCGAAGGCGCCATGGACGCAGCCAATATCCTCAAGCCCGCACTTTCCCGCGGAGAACTGCATGTCATTGGCGCTACGACACTCAAGGAATACCAGAAATATTTCGAGAAGGACAAAGCTCTCGAGCGGCGTTTCCAGCCGGTGATGGTCAATGAACCGGATACGCTCGATGCCATCTCCATCCTCCGTGGGATCAAGGAGAAATACGAAACCCATCACCACGTTAGGATCAAGGACGAGGCCATCATTGCCGCCGTAGAACTTTCGCAACGCTATATCTCCGACCGGTTCCTCCCCGACAAGGCGATTGACTTGATCGATGAGGCTGCATCAAAACTGCGCCTGGAGATCAACTCGAAACCGGAAGAACTGGAGATCATCGAGCGGAAGATCCGGCAGCTGGAGATCGAGCGGGAAGCCATCAAGCGGGAGAAAGACCAGGGAAAACTAAAAAGCCTGAACGAAGAGATCGCAAACCTCACGGAGGAACGGAACCGTTTGCAGGCAAAGTGGCAGTCAGAAAAAGACCTGGTTGAACAGATTCAGACGCGGAAAAACGAGATCGAGAACCTGAAATTCGAAGCCGAGAGTGCCGAACGCAAGGGCGACCTTGGCAAGGTTGCAGAGATCCGCTATGGCCGCATCCCCGATCTCGAAAAGACCATGGTGGAACTCAAGGGAAAACTGACAGTACTGCAGAAGGATTCCGCAATGGTGAACGAAGAGGTGGATGCCGAAGAAATTGCCGCAGTGGTCTCGCGCTGGACCGGCATTCCCGTCTCAAGGATGCTGCAGAGCGAGAGACAAAAACTGCTGAGCCTTGAGACCGAACTCCATAAACGTGTGGTTGGCCAGGATGAAGCCATCGGGGCAGTTTCCGATGCAATCCGACGGAGCCGCGCTGGGCTGCAGGACACAAAGCGCCCGATCGGCTCGTTCCTCTTCCTGGGAACGACCGGCGTTGGAAAGACCGAACTGGCAAAAGCTCTCGCAGAATTTCTCTTCAACAGCGAGAACAGCATGGTGCGGATCGATATGTCGGAATACCAGGAACGGCATACCGTCTCGCGGCTTGTCGGGGCGCCGCCGGGGTATGTGGGGTATGAAGAGAGCGGCCAGCTGACCGAGGCGGTCCGGCGAAAACCCTACTCGGTTGTACTCCTGGACGAGATCGAGAAAGCCCATCCGGATGTGTTCAACATCCTGCTCCAGGTTCTGGACGATGGCCGCCTCACTGACAACAAGGGCCGCACGGTAGATTTCAAGAATACCATCATCATCATGACCTCGAATATCGGGTCGCACCTCATCCAGGAGAACCTTGAGCATGTCACCGATAAGAACCGTGACAAAGTGTACGAAGAAACACGGGAACAGGTGTTCGAACTGCTCAAGAAGACCCTGCGTCCCGAGTTCCTCAACCGGATTGACGAGGTCATCATGTTCAGGCCGCTCACGAAAGATGAGATCCAGAAGGTTGTCGGGCTCCAGCTGGAGAACGTTCAGAAGATGCTTGAGAAGAACGATATCCGGCTTACAGCAACAAAAAAAGCCATACAGTTCATCGCCACCCAGGGTTTTGATCCGCAGTTTGGTGCACGGCCGATCAAACGGGTGATCCAGAAGAACGTGCTGAACGAACTCTCAAAGATGATCCTGGAAGGAACCGTACAGAAAGAGAATGAGATCGTGGTTGACGAGAAAGACGGAAAACTGGTGTTTAAGAACTCCTGA
- a CDS encoding HNH endonuclease signature motif containing protein, with translation MPVREHRRYSNTPEEKERLARRACPVCGRERSRFPAGWDSICCCPSCSSEYWSTERPTVGEMRRLILLEQEGKCALCRMTIAKACTAEGWHPLHPWILDHIRPIAMGGDQWDVGNLQALCSRCNRIKTARDMGAIARWKRYHVRGLSRPEDRSWLICEPGGPAGAGVE, from the coding sequence ATGCCCGTCCGCGAACACCGCCGCTACTCCAATACTCCTGAAGAGAAGGAGCGCCTTGCCCGGAGAGCCTGTCCTGTCTGCGGCCGCGAGAGATCCCGGTTCCCGGCAGGGTGGGATAGCATCTGTTGCTGCCCTTCGTGCAGTTCGGAGTACTGGAGCACAGAGCGGCCCACGGTTGGCGAGATGAGGCGGCTTATCCTTCTGGAGCAGGAGGGAAAATGTGCCCTGTGCCGGATGACGATCGCGAAAGCCTGTACCGCTGAAGGCTGGCACCCATTGCATCCCTGGATCCTGGATCACATCCGGCCGATTGCAATGGGCGGGGACCAGTGGGACGTGGGGAATCTCCAGGCGCTCTGCTCACGGTGCAACCGGATCAAGACCGCCCGGGATATGGGAGCAATCGCCCGGTGGAAACGGTACCATGTGCGGGGACTGTCACGCCCGGAGGATCGTTCGTGGCTTATTTGTGAGCCCGGGGGGCCGGCGGGTGCGGGTGTTGAGTGA